A single region of the Phalacrocorax aristotelis chromosome 17, bGulAri2.1, whole genome shotgun sequence genome encodes:
- the ZBTB6 gene encoding zinc finger and BTB domain-containing protein 6, whose amino-acid sequence MAADSEVLHFQFEQQGDAVLQNMNLLRQQNLFCDVSIYINDTEFQGHKVIFAACSTFMRDQFLLNQSKQVRITILQSAEVGRKLLLSCYTGALEVKKKELLKYLTAASYLQMVHIVEKCTEALSKYLEIDASMESGSQAAERCHSSDAELRNGDEVLDKDCEIIEISEDSPANAEYPVKQEKGDIARPAAQSLVSERKDTKTPEISTVEIGYKDDEICIFRMDSMSVANVENDHFPQPCTSSKTSLYFPETQHSLINSTVESRNTEMSGNHFQAFVGDNPEGTSSLMNGFQSLEDSGSSWRHQCPKCPRGFLHLENYLRHLKMHKLFLCLQCGKTFTQKKNLNRHIRGHMGIRPFQCMVCLKTFTAKSTLQDHLNIHSGDRPYKCHCCDMDFKHKSALKKHLTSVHGRSSSEKPNINTVTKVKIDYD is encoded by the coding sequence ATGGCTGCGGACTCGGAGGTGCTGCACTTCCAGTTCGAGCAGCAGGGGGATGCCGTGCTGCAGAATATGAACCTCCTGCGGCAGCAGAACCTCTTCTGTGACGTCTCCATTTACATCAACGACACCGAGTTCCAGGGGCACAAGGTGATCTTCGCCGCGTGCTCCACCTTCATGAGGGATCAGTTTCTGCTCAATCAGTCGAAGCAGGTGCGGATCACCATCCTGCAGAGCGCCGAGGTAggcagaaagctgctgctgtcttgTTACACGGGGGCTCTGGAAGTCAAGAAGAAGGAGCTGCTGAAATACCTCACCGCTGCGAGTTACCTCCAGATGGTTCACATCGTGGAGAAGTGTACCGAAGCCCTGTCAAAATACCTGGAAATCGATGCTTCCATGGAGAgtggcagccaggctgcagagaggtGTCATTCCTCGGACGCCGAACTGAGAAACGGGGATGAGGTTCTAGATAAAGACTGTGAAATAATCGAGATTTCTGAAGACAGCCCAGCGAATGCAGAATACCCAGTGAAACAGGAGAAGGGGGATATCGCGCGGCCTGCGGCGCAGAGCTTGGTCTCGGAAAGAAAGGacacaaaaaccccagaaataTCAACCGTTGAAATAGGATATAAGGACGATGAAATCTGCATCTTCAGAATGGATTCTATGAGTGTAGCAAATGTAGAGAACGATCATTTTCCTCAGCCTTGTACTTCCTCTAAAACAAGTTTGTATTTTCCGGAAACCCAGCACTCCTTGATAAATTCTACAGttgaaagcagaaatacagaaatgtcgGGAAATCACTTCCAGGCTTTTGTCGGTGACAATCCAGAAGGAACTTCTAGTCTGATGAACGGGTTCCAGAGCCTGGAGGACTCCGGCAGCTCGTGGCGGCACCAGTGTCCCAAGTGCCCGAGGGGATTTCTGCATCTTGAGAACTATCTCAGACATCTGAAAATGCACAAACTCTTCTTGTGTTTGCAGTGTGGCAAAACATTTACGCAAAAAAAGAATCTCAACAGGCACATCCGGGGGCACATGGGCATCCGCCCCTTCCAGTGCATGGTGTGCTTGAAGACCTTCACTGCCAAAAGCACGCTTCAGGATCACCTCAACATACACAGTGGCGACAGGCCCTACAAGTGTCATTGCTGCGACATGGACTTTAAACACAAGTCTGCtcttaaaaagcatttaacttCTGTCCACGGAAGGAGCAGCAGtgaaaaaccaaacataaacACTGTTACAAAAGTTAAAATAGATTATGATTAA